gtccctgcatatacatgtgtctatctaaaaacaCTACTATCAtacctgcatccaccaccaccccttgcacTGTGTTTCAAGCACccgccactttctgtgtaaaataaacttgTATTAGTCGCAGATGAGATCAGATGTCTCTGTGTGAGTGTGGAGCCTTCTTGGTCAGATGGTGCACTGAACTGATGAGGAAATGTTCCTTTTATAGTTTAGGAAACTTAACATTTCGAATTAAAGAATTGATATGATAGAGGTTCCTGAAGAAAATTTCTGCATCAACATACCCTGATCTTCAAATGAGATCAAGAAATGTTCTGAATTACATATCCTCCTTCTTATCTTTATTGCAAGAAAACACCTCTGGAATAGCCAATTTTTTTTACCACAATCAATCAGCAGCATCCCAGCAGGAATATGAGGGGGCAATTTTAAGCAAGCCACCCAGCGAAGAAAGGAACATATTGTATCACTCACATGTTTTACTCTGCCTTATTGTACAGTTCACTTAAGGCATTGGAAAGTAAAATGATACAAAACAGCCAGCCATGATTGTTTGAATCAAATTCATTTGATGGAAAATAACTTTTCTTTCCCAGATGAGTTAATTTATAACAAGACCCATAATATCAGTTACTCAGCAGCTCAAAATGCAAACAAAATGGCGGCAAACAAAAATGGTGGCAAACAAAATGCTATTTGAGGAAACAACCTAAAGATAATCAAAGCGATACATAGCAAGATTATAAGTATATTTAAGATCatcaggtcataaagtcataactgataggagcagaattaagccattcggcccgttaaatttactccgccattgaatcatggctgatctatctctccctcctaaccccattctcctgccttatctccatgacCCCGGACACCCGctctaataaagaatctatctatctctgccttaaaaatatccattgatttgactCCACAGTCTGTCATAGAAAATAAATGACATGACATTAATGACATTTAATCTATATTATTTCTTAATCATCGTTAAATAAGCATCCAAAAAGTGCTGAAAGATTTGGATTTCCAGCTTTATATTTCCATCAATTACTTTGTTCATTTTCAGTCTGATATGATATTTTTAGAGTAAAACAGCCAAAGCTAAATTTGACTAATTAGAGTTTACTTGTTAACAAAGAAAGATTTAGATAGTGAAGAACCTTGAAGGGGTGGCACAATAGCacagctgggagagctgctgTTCACTTCACCAGAGGTTGGGTTATATTctgacctcatgtgctgtctttgtggagtttgcacgttttccttgggaccatgtgggtttcatccAGATAGTTTAgttgatattttagtttagtttagtttagtttagagatacagcgtagaaaaagacccttcggcccactgagtccgcaccgaccagagattcccacacattaacactacactacgcatattagggacaattttacatttacaccaagccaattaacctacaaatcagtacgtctttagagtgcgggaggaagcagAAGATCCCGATCcccgaaaacccatgcaggtcatgcagATCtaaaaattccgtacagacaagcacccatagtcacaatcgaacccgggtctctgacgctgtagggcagcagctctaccattacgCCACCTTGTCGCCAACCCATTACCTTgtttttggcctctgtaaattgtcccgagtgtgtcgggTGTGGCTGTGAAAGTGGGTTAAAGGTTAagctagcgtgaatgggtgatcgatgtggacttggtgagctgaagagcATTTCCATGCAGAATcttgcactcactcactcactcactcagtcaatcaatcaatcaatcaatcaatcaatcaatcaatcaatcgaatgATCATCCGCGACAGTAGCGTAGGGCTTTATGAGCATCAGCCGCACCAATATTTTCATGTATCACATGAAGGGTAATTGACATTACATTTTATGGTCAATTTTTCTTGTCTCTTTGATCatctgaaaaaaaaagaaaaagaaacatttCATTCTGCAAAGGACAGAACCTCAGCAAATGAAGTACTTAAATAGTTTGTTAGTTTCCctatttagtcaagtcaagtgtatgtgatgaatagacttgacttgacttgactaaatagGGAAACTAACAAACCTCTTTTGATTAGAGCAATAGTTTAAGGTAttcttcactctgaagaaaaAAACAAACTATTATTGTATCACAGCTGGAGAATAATGCAATGATCAACAATGATGTGGATGTGCTCAAACTACCTGGAGGAATGGTCGATGATCTGAAGCCTGGAACTTCCTGCTTAGTGGCAGGATGGGGACAAACAAGTAAAGGATTTCCATCTGACACACTTCAAGAGGTGACAATAGAAGTAATAGATCGTAAAACATGCAACAGCAAGGACTATTACGATCACAAACCTGAAGTGACCCAGAACATGATCTGTGCTGGTGACagtgaaggcagaggagattcgtGTGCGGTGAGTGTGCTGTGTAGCATTGTTATCAGTAAAATGACCATAAAGCTATCAGAGTGTGTGCAAAAGCCCAAATGGTTCACTGGTGCCTTCCATAGATTGAAACATTCCATCCACCCTCACACTGGCCTTGGCCTGGCATTATTGTagcttgtttttgaaaaaaaaaaaaaaaatagctgaaCATTACTATCCTCTCAAGGAAATTGTTCCACGTAAAGACTCTTTGTGAATTTGATTAGGCACATATGCTCCATGATGTAAAATCACCATCTCCTCAAACCAACTGGGCACGGGTCATAAATATAGCATTGTGATatgttttcagactgaaagttggtgATGTGTTATTTTATCTGACTCTACTGAATTGTCATCTTTATTGTTTTCTCTTCCAGGGTGATTCAGGTGGTCCTTTGCTTTGCAATGGAACATACGTCGGGATTGTGTCCTTTGGCAAAATATGTGCAGATCCCAAAAAGCCTGGAGTTTACACTTTTGTTTCTAAATACCTTTGTTGGATTTGGAAAACCATTGCCATGCAGGCTTACAATATGACCAATGAAAAGCTGTATTGAGTAATCAGAGTGCTACTTCACTTTGCTTTACTAACTGTGATGCTCAATCAATTGGCTTAGATAACCAGCATGCTTCCATCTATATATTGAGTACATTGTGTAACATTTTACCACAAAATGCAATAAAAACTAGAATTGTGAAATCCCCTGATCTCTGAAGTAAGATTTATGGGTTGTGAAAACGaactgaatgaattaatgaattaatagtttattgtcacatgggacaagccacggtgaaattctttatttgcataccagaggtatgcaaatagttgccacataaagggcgctgccAAAGTTGcaaagtatcccacgccaggtcctcctttgttctgcccctccccctcattcCAGGTCTGCCTATGTTCACCCAGGAAACTTTACAATGCCCAATTCCAATCCATTGTGGATTGCACACGCTAAAGGGAAGATAATGAGAAATAAATGAACGTTGGATGACAATATGACAGGGAAATCAGATGGGAGGACACAAGGAGTTAGTACAAGGAGTTGATTAGAATTACCTTGTCGGTCGCAGAGGAGCAGCAACCAGACCAGCGAGTGAGTGGATTGGCTGAAGGAAGCCTTTCTCCAAGGTGAGTATACTTTGGGAGCTTTAGTCAGCCCGGGGTAATTACTTTGAAGGTTGCAGAGAAGCAGCAACCAGACCAGTGGATTGGCTGATACCTAATTAGATGTGcggatatcaatcaatcaatcaatcaatcagatttaatcATCACATacgcaataaagtgcagtgaaatgaacttgccagcagcgatacaataaaaaAGCTCACAATCTATCTATGTatgaaaactgtgtgtgtgtgtgtgcgtgtctgcctgcctgcctgtggtTGTGGGTGCcacattcggcctttgattccatgCTACGCCAGCACTCCATCATTAAACTCCGCCATTGTTTCCATGTCGCTAGctcatttttacattttacattcaattttgcactcctcaaaacattttttatttttatttatccattttttaaataaaatcctacaccctctccccccccccactcacacattttgtcgcctcctgctggccagtgaccataacggctgctgacgcccgCACTGCCTCACAGAAGCCGCCATTTTCACAGCCGTTGCCAATGCCCGCCagcagtctctctgtctctgccctctctgtccctctttttttaatttttaaattttttttaattttttaaattccaagactttattcaacacatcaaataatacaacagatcaagtcatacacaaaacgaaattacattattcCAAGTGTcgttatagtacaacattacaatcattattcacaatactctcaaccccacgcggtgaccagcacccacggaatacctccaaagtccccgtgaacaccgcatgttccctctccagggacacacatgcacggacgtaggcctgaaagaggggcaagcagccgactcttgcctgaccatccatcgcctgctgcctggacccgcgtatggccatcttggccaggcccaggagtagaccgacaggtaggtcccaccctcccacttggctctccccacaccctgccttgtgtccaaacacaagaatcgtaggactaaaatgtaaccagaactttaggaacaaccccttcagatattgatacaggggcagtagcctctcacactccatataaatgtggaacacggtctcttcctcgccacagaaaatacaggcagcggacgagtccgtgaaccgactcaaaagtttgttacatgccaccgctctgtgcagcactctccaccccaggtccccaatgtaaagggggacaacacccttgtagagggacccccactggggaccttccccgccttcaggtggtaacaccgtccgccatggtgtgtcgggacgggagacgaaggcaaggaggtgcagaatgtgtaggaacattctatacagtgagcgtctcttcgcatcacgaaacggcacgctaatcatctccgaaaggcggctcaggttgtgtggagccggtgcccgagatatatcccAGAACcaaggcccgatgagcagatctgacggagcgggtaaaagctcattcaaaaccactctaggctcgtgcctttcctcgacacccgccatgatttggt
The sequence above is a segment of the Amblyraja radiata isolate CabotCenter1 chromosome 1, sAmbRad1.1.pri, whole genome shotgun sequence genome. Coding sequences within it:
- the LOC116982069 gene encoding granzyme A-like — its product is MASLQMFDGWNRQYEHYCGGVLINRKWVLTAAHCTIGGKRKFLVVLGAHSLSRYESSKQIFHIKRQIPHPEFSRITGENDIQLLELENNAMINNDVDVLKLPGGMVDDLKPGTSCLVAGWGQTSKGFPSDTLQEVTIEVIDRKTCNSKDYYDHKPEVTQNMICAGDSEGRGDSCAGDSGGPLLCNGTYVGIVSFGKICADPKKPGVYTFVSKYLCWIWKTIAMQAYNMTNEKLY